The following proteins come from a genomic window of Methanobrevibacter sp.:
- a CDS encoding YcaO-related McrA-glycine thioamidation protein — protein MTNELTYFKGTHRVIAPKKTIENNEDKLKTAGITRIADITDLDRIGLPVYTAIRPTAEYGGVSVYGGKGISKDHAKASAMMEGFERYSAERQDNDKTIISTVNDIDGNCIDPKSLNLPKEFEKKDIGEMNLEWSQVHDLITEENYLIPTNAIYHPYTHENNVESLFKSNTNGLASGNVLDEAILHGIFEVIERDAWSIFELTHKNYSQINLDSIKSDTINEIIDKFTSKGINIKLMDLTADIKVPTIAASADDTVTKDAGLLTLGIGTHLDPEVAILRALTEVAQSRATQINGAREDTVRADFAREAGYERMKRINKYYFKQEEEQINLSDIENKSTSSINEDLKIVKEELVSNEIKHVLYHDLTRPELDVNVVRVIIPEMELYAIDSSRAGYRFLRV, from the coding sequence ATGACAAACGAACTCACATATTTTAAGGGAACACATAGGGTAATCGCCCCTAAAAAGACAATTGAAAATAATGAAGATAAATTGAAGACTGCAGGAATAACCCGTATTGCAGACATTACCGATTTGGATAGGATTGGTTTACCTGTTTATACTGCAATCCGACCTACTGCTGAATATGGTGGAGTTAGCGTTTATGGAGGAAAGGGAATATCCAAGGACCATGCAAAGGCATCTGCCATGATGGAAGGCTTTGAGAGATATTCTGCTGAAAGACAAGACAATGATAAAACAATCATCAGTACTGTCAATGATATTGACGGCAATTGCATTGATCCGAAATCATTGAACCTTCCAAAGGAATTTGAGAAAAAAGACATTGGTGAGATGAATCTAGAGTGGAGTCAAGTTCATGATTTAATCACTGAAGAGAATTATTTGATTCCAACCAATGCGATTTATCATCCATATACTCATGAAAACAATGTTGAAAGTTTATTTAAGTCAAATACCAATGGACTTGCCTCTGGAAATGTTTTAGATGAAGCGATATTGCACGGTATTTTTGAGGTTATTGAAAGGGATGCATGGAGCATTTTTGAGCTGACCCACAAGAACTATTCACAGATTAACCTTGATTCCATCAAAAGCGATACAATTAATGAAATTATTGATAAATTTACTTCAAAGGGCATCAACATTAAATTAATGGATTTAACCGCAGACATTAAAGTGCCGACCATTGCAGCTTCAGCAGATGATACAGTTACAAAAGATGCAGGACTGTTGACCTTGGGAATAGGCACTCATCTTGACCCTGAAGTGGCAATTTTAAGGGCATTGACTGAAGTTGCCCAAAGCAGAGCGACACAAATTAATGGTGCTCGTGAAGATACTGTCCGTGCCGATTTTGCCCGTGAAGCAGGTTATGAGCGCATGAAAAGAATCAACAAGTATTATTTCAAACAGGAAGAGGAACAGATTAATCTTTCAGATATCGAAAACAAGTCAACCTCATCAATCAATGAGGATTTAAAAATCGTTAAAGAGGAATTAGTTTCCAATGAAATTAAACATGTCCTATACCATGATTTGACACGTCCTGAACTTGACGTTAATGTTGTTCGAGTAATCATTCCTGAAATGGAGTTATATGCAATTGACTCTTCAAGGGCAGGCTATAGATTTTTAAGAGTTTGA